From the genome of Clavelina lepadiformis chromosome 2, kaClaLepa1.1, whole genome shotgun sequence:
GAGCAGTGTGAGCCGTTACAGAGAAGTTGACCATGAGATTCTGGCTTTAGTCTTGCAAAGCAATTAATTTGCTGATTTGTTTTAGCTAATACAatgtacagtactgtaatGACATAAATTGTAGTATGCTGTATGTTCTGACGTACAAATCTTGTTTAACGTAAAGAATATGGGGAGGCTCGTCCCCCAGGATTTCCGCCCATGTTGAGAGCAATAGGCCGTTTATTGCTTATTTTTCACGTATTTGTTATTGGTTTGGTTCTACTGGTAATTTTTGACATCATATCCCAAAGATCGGGACACTTTTTGATAGGGTCATCATAGAGCAAACTTAAAAACTAATTTCGACTTAATTATGAggtttaaagcaaaattaacAGTCGCAGTTGGCtataaactttttgctattttacaaacatataTTACAGTAAGAGtcactttcaaaatttaagGTTGAGAATTGTATAAATCCATTTTAATAACCCGCACAATTAGAAATTGGCCATGCTTGTTCAGCATCTAGGCCCCTAGGTATTGAATTTGTAAGCACTTTGCTTGTGATGCATGAATTTGCTTGTGTTTTGGATAAAGTTTGATTTGCATATTATGTTGGCTTTACATGTACACTGTATACTGTCACTTTGATCTTTGCAGCAACCAAACCCATGGCTTTGAGCATGTCCAGCAACCCCAATCCAAACTCCAAGTCAATGTCCACTGTTGTTGATCTTACTAAAGGAAGTTCCGCATCTGCAGCACCTGTGACAACAGTACCTTTGCCAGTTGCTTCCAGTGAATGTTAGTAAACTTTCTAATAACTAGCTATCGTTAAATTAATGTCACCTAATCTTAAATTGGTGGCTCTCAAACTGTCTGCGTGAATGTTTAAAATGTATGCCcaatttctacttttttcGTGATATTCGTTGACTTACTTACCAAGTAAAAGTTACTGTAACGTATGTCTGATAGTAATGGACTACAAGCCTTTTTCCGGTGACATCAATGAAATAAGGCAATCTAAGCTGCAACTACCATTATACTGTTTTGGTACCATAAATAGTGACGCATTTGTGACATTAGAATTGCAATTGTGACAACATAGTTGCCCTAGCTTTGTAAACTAGCGACGCAATAATCATTCATATGATACAAATTATGGCGCGCATCTAAGAAATATTTATCGCAGTATAGTTTTTATTATTGTAGTGAGTGAGCGCCCAAGAAAACAAATGATTTGGGTTGACAATACACTACAAAATGGttttaaaaccaaacttttGTGCTTTCAGCTACTAAAACTGTAGTGTGGCGTGAAAAAATGCAGGTTTTGTTAGTGTGTCAtacattaaaaaatattgataacCACCGCTTTAAATGCTAGTAAAGTATTTATGATTAGCTGCACCCTCAATATCTCATTAACTCAAACCTTCATTTAACTGAATGTTTTTTGTCTACCCCACGCCATAAATAGAGCTGCTTACATcgaaataattcaaaaaaaacGCTAGTCCATACATTATGTCATTACAAAGTGGCTTCAGCTATTTTACTCTGTATTGATTGAGATTTTGGAGTTGTAACTGATGAAATGGCAGTGCCAAGTCGCTTATTTACTCCTAATTACCGCTAATTTCAccagttttgttaattttagctAGAGTAATTTAGTCAACCCCTTCAGCTTCAATTAACAACGTTTTGCtgcatatatattttattttggtgtATATAGTGTTAATTATACAAGTACGTTTTACAGCAAAACACCATTACCATCCAGTCCATCCATCTGCAGCttctttgcaaaaagattTTAATCCATCATTAAGCGTTACTTCATCAGCTGTACCAGGTGGTTGCAAGTGATTTTATACCTTGAGCTAAATTATTTGTTGCAATGCCTTTTATTAgactaattatttttttcattttgcattgtGCTAGGTGAATTAACATCAGGCTATCAACATTCATATTCTGCTAAAGATAAACAGGCCATGAGGGAAAGAGCTGCGGATATTCCTGAATCACCAATTCCTGTTTCTGCTCTTTTATTTAAATCCACCAAGTATGTTTTAAAGTCCTAGActcaaacatattttctgaTCAAAACTGTAATAATTTTCCTACATTTTAGAGCTCCTACTCTTTTGCAGCCAGGAGCAGCAGCACAGGTAACATTTATGTAATATGCATTCTGTAAAATTAAATGTGGTGCTTAGTGGCACATAAACGTGCTATGACATGACTATGGCACTCTGAACAGTAAATTCCtttaaatcaaacattttattttcaccaaCAGAATGTTATTTTAAAGAATAGTGACACATACAGAAGAAAGGAAAAAATCAAACCTTCACTTCATCCAATGCTGATTGGTGAACCCACTTCTCTGGATAAGCAATATTTTTCTGCTGCAATGTCAAACATGGCATGTCTGGGATCTTTGGCTGGCGGTATACCACTTCGGCAGAAGACAGTTTGCACCTCCTCTTTATCTATGCCAATTGACAGTTTAGTCCCTTCGATATCATCTCCTGAAAGACGTAGTCAAGAAACCATTGCTGGCATTAGACTTGCAAATGTAGATCGTATGAAAACAACAAGTCAATCGGCAGTCCCTCTAATAATAGACCCAAGGGATATTGGACAGAGCAGTGTTTACTTCAGTAATCCTGCTAGGCGGACCCCATTACAAGGTCCCACTCATGCCGATATTACTGGCATATGTTCAAAACAATCTATGTCTAACCCTGTTTCTCCTACAAGAAAGGATTCTATTTCTAGAGAAACACTACTAAATCCTCTTCCAACACTGCACCCAGCACCTATGTTTCCTGGATATACTTTTTCTCACATGCTGCCTGCAGGAACCAATCTTGGGAATATCAAGCAGGAGAAAAATACAGACTTTCAGTTAAATATAAAGCAATCTCATTTAGATGATGCCAGAAGAACAGCGATTTCTGTAAAGGTCGATCCTGCTCATGGATTTGCTCATCAGTATTTTCCACCTGCATCCCATTCTATGGTATCAAGAGATAGGGCCATTGATGAAGGAAATTCACTGATGCAGAGGAGTACATTGTCTCCACAACCTATGCCTAAATCCTCCCATCGATCCTCATCAGCCCTGAGTCAAAATGTTTCCCGACATTCATCACCCATTGCTCATTCTCATATAGAGAAGCAGTTTAAAGAAGGTGCGTAGAAAgaataatttttaacatcttttgttgttaatgtttgaaattataaGTATTTCTTAACTTGATTATGATTATCTATAGAAATACCAAGACCGTCTTCCGCTGCCAGAAGAACACCAGATAGAAGAAGTGTCGGGGATTCATCTGTTTCGGTTTGTGTGCTGTCTTTGTTCAAGCAGTGTATGTATTGCTTTGTGCTTATGCAAGCAGTGCTTTGTATTTAGACTTCTCATCATCGATCATTTCCAAGTCAGTCAATTACTCCCATGTCAAGGTCTCGACCTGTTCTCTTGCCAGATGTCAAGCCAAAAGAAGAGCCACCTGTAACACCAATAACATCAAGTAATTACTGTAATCTTCACATGGATGTATCCCACGATTTCAAAATTACATTGTCATATTTTAGcagttaaaaacttttctttttttagtAACTCATCACCAGATAATATGCGCAACTGCAACTGCTGCAGTCGCTGCAAACCCAAAGAGGCACCCCACTACTTCTTTTAACCATGCTTTGGCTATTCCAACTGGATCAGACCAAGAAAATAATCCGAACGTTATACCATTTAGTGTCAATCCATGCTATTATCAAATTCCAGGTACATTTTGTTGTTCTGCCTgaagtactgtactgtacatactttttataataCATTATTTGTCAGGTTTCTCTTGGTTATTGGTATAATATGTTTGCAGTCGTAAATGCACCATGTACTCACGTTCAGTGTGAAACTAGAATCCCATATGATATACTTAGTTAAGTGTAGTTTAAAAGTTATTAGCATTTCATACTCATGTCAGATAAGACTAAACTAAATTGTAAACTTAGGATTTAAATAGTTTATGACCTTATCAGCCTTATCCTGATTTGCGCATTAAGTCATAGGAACTTAAGGTTATATTTGTTGTACTTATGAAGGAGCACCTCCCGGACTTGCTTCAATGCCTAGGCCAACACCCCCAAATAGCAGAGCTGTTTCAACTGCTTCTGAAAACCCAGAAAATTCACGACAAAAACTTTTGTCACAGGATTTTGCCACTGCACAGCTcatgcaacaacaacaacagcttGCAGGTTTGTTTTATCTGTATTTGCATATGCATGGTTTAcatagaaaaatgtttttgtatccAGAACAGAATAATGTCATCACAagctcccaagttcaaaataGCCTgtataatttcatcaaagcaaTAAGCTGTTGTATAGTTTATGGTTATCAGAGAAGCAATCATAACTCACCAACCATCGCCAAAAACTCCGGGCAGTGCAAAtctgaaaattttccaaactGTCTGAGGCAAAGACTATTATGCTCTACCAGTGCAAGGTTTACTATAGACTGTGCTTGCACTACCTGCACTATAGGCAACGATGCCTACAAGCGTTCATGAGCTCAATTAGTTGTGCGGTAACTCTTTTTAACCAGCTtacttgtaaatattttcagaagttaattatgatttttttgttaaaatttaagtACAGTATATCACTGGAATAtatgtttgtaaatttctCATGAGTGCAATTTTGAATGGgcataatttcttttctatgcTCAACTAAATACGTTCTTGATCGTCGcctaatatttttaatttttctgctGTGTTGATCTTAGTTCTGTGATGACAATTCTGGGTACTCATTTCCATTAGAGATGGGGAACCTGTGGACAATACTGTTAAGTCACCAGTCGTTGTAAGAATTCAGGTTCTGGCCACAAGTCCAATTCTTTAAATCCAATTATCaaataacaatttttgaaGTATCAGTGCTAGTTTCATACGTCCCACTTGTAAAAAGCATAGACAAAGTCATCCGACAAAAAGAATACAGTTTTCAAATCATACATTTTCAACCAAATTTCACAAACTTGTTGGTAAAATGTTGTTTGATTACAATGCTACAGCtaccaatgaaaatttttccaaGTTGGTTAATATGGGCATGTAACCGAATGACCTAAATGCCTTTAACCTGATCTGCTTGTAAAGATTATTTCTGAGTTGTTGGTTTAAAAGTCTTGTTATTAGgagaaaacgtttttgttttgtaaggAACAATGCCATTACATACAACCAATGTTATCCTTGTTCTACTGTAATCAAAACGTTTTTTGACCGTCAGCtagtttttcaaacaaaacctgCTTTCATGGCCAAGAAGTCCtaattaaaaatagttttagtaatttttcTGCATCATATAGTATAAAGCTGTTGAAATTCTGTTTATCTTTAGGCCACTTTCCGTTTCAACTTCCTGGTTTTCCAGCCATGCCTCCTCATTCTAACCCTCCCAACCCTCTTGTGAATCTGCGACAATTAGGTATGTGTGAACATAGGAAGGTAATGCTTAGTGCATATTATGGATTTTCTACATTTTTGCAGAATTATCAAACCAAGCAGATCGAATCAGTTTTATTCCAGGCCAGACATCTGTTGCAAGTCCACTTTCATCACCACACACCAGTTTGGGTTTGATAAAGACATCACGACCGCAGAGTCCACCATCTCCGCATAGAGCAAACACTCCAGTTAAGCAAAATGTCAGATCTCTTTATCCATCACCAAGCCCAGTACAGATTGTAGAGGCAATGGCACAAGCTGCTGGGGAAAAGTTCAGATCCTCAAGTCCTCTAAGGGGACCAAATATGGACAGACGTTCGCCAACATATCCAGCACATGAGGCAAGAAAAACACCCCCAGTTTTCCATCCACTTCCTTTAAAAGAATCATTGGGAAGAAATATGGCATTACCAGAAGGTTTTCTTGGAGCGCTTGACCCACACGCAGCAACTAGAAGTGCAACGAGTCCAAATAGACTTAGTCACAAAAGCAGGACCATCAAACAAGAAAAGAGCTCTGATTTAATTGGATATGATCATGCTGTAGTTTCTGAATCAATGCGAGGACGGGAACAATCATCAGGTACTTCTTTATCATGCAACAGAGATTATCATGTGCCATTAACTATGGTGAGCAGTGAATCATCCAGAACAGATTCAGAAATGGCTTTGCAAGTCCTGTCTGGACTTTCAAATGATGCTTCGAAAAGGTGAATGTATTTTACAAACTTAACGGATATTTTGTGGTTAAGTACTTTATAGAAGTTTGGAAGTAGTGTACATAAGAAATGTTTGCTCACTTAGTATTGTTTTGCTCTTTGTATACTTACAAATGTATTTAACTGTTTGAGCACAGTTATTGGAAGACTTTTATTTGGAACTTGATtataaagtaaattaaatttttactgtttATGATATTGACAAAATGCCTTAATGGTCATGGATGAACTTTTTTCACAGAACCTACCGTTCTTTTCATGAAGACAAAAGCAAAACAGATAAAAGCAACATTAAGAGAGAACCTGACAAATGggtaaataaaattacttttggTATTCTGTACCATAATTTAGTGAGATGCTGATGTTTTTTTGATATCTTGTGAAATGCATTTTGTGAATATTGCAAGCAAAGTAGTTAAAGTTAGCACATTTGTGATGTTTTTGTTCTATAGTTATATACTGTTAGAACATATCTTAATCTTTTCCCATGGACATAGTTTCTTGAAGTTTGGTACTGTTTAGCACTGTGGTTGCCAAACATATTGCTCATGTAGTTGTAAGTACAGAGCAGCAAGTGCAATTTACAAAACTCTGATTTTTTAGCGTCAATCACACGTTCCAACTGGCAAAACACAGGAAAAAATTGCTAGAGATTTAAAATATACCGGGCGGACGGTAATGACCACAGGGCTTCTTATAAATGCTATTATTGATCGAAATATTAACCAGTATGAGGAAACTGCCAAACAGGAAGACAAGAAGGTTAGATTTGTTGATATCTGTGAGTAAGTTGTCTTTGATATGCAGAACAGTCTATTATGTTTAATCCAAGCGTCATTAATATCTTCAGGAAAAGTACAAGACACAAGAAATGGCCATTAAACCACCAATAGGAAAACCAGCCCACAGTGAATCAGGAACCAAACGGGTACGGTACACTTCATGCTACTCCAGTGCAGTGCCAGTTGTCAACTATAACCTTGTACgtaataaatattattttgttcttcAGCTTAGTGACCAGGGGCCAAGCACACAGCAAGGTTTGAGAGCTGACCCCACTATTATCAGCATTGCAAGACAAGCAGCTGTTGCTGAATCCCTGAATACCATCAGTGGCCAAAATACGATCCCAGCACAAAGGACAAAAACATTGCATGAGTGTAGTCATGACATCATATCTGGGATATATAACCAGTAAGTAAACCCCAAAAGTAGGGAGTAATGTAACTAAATATCCTTCGTCTTGTCTGAGTCAGCAACTTTTTGATGTTCAATCTCATTTCCGAAGGAGATCAGATTCCACAAAGCTACCAGGAAGAGCAAATGCAGACACACAAAAGCAAGAGGAAGTTGCAATGGTATGCTCCCAAAAAGTGTTCTTGTTTATgatgtaattttgttttctttaccTTTGCATTACAAGCTTACACTATATTGTCACAGTGGCTTAGCTGGGTTCCAAGGTGAGGGAGGGCCCATCCTGCTTTAAAGCAAGGCTAATTTCATAGTTTATTTTACTGTGGagtgaaattactaaaaacaaagttattaTTCAAAAAATCTTGCATGGGGCTCCCTGAAAATTTGCATGTGAACTTCATGTGAGGCTAATATTTCATGATTTCCAAAAAATAAGTACCTCAAACTCCTGCAATTGCATTGCAATTTTCAAGCACATTTTAGCTTAACATATGCATGCAacttgaaagtttttaaatcgCCGTTTCCCAAGGTAGTTCCTACACTGAAAAACAACACTGGCCATCCTGGCCTCTGATTGGCGTAACAGAGTGTTTTATAGCATGAGGCTACTTGACGTAAAAGTTCGATGAAACAATATTTTCCAACAAATTGTGAAAGCtgaatttaaatttcaaatctCATAATTAACATGTTAGATTTAGGGCAGTCAGAACTGACTGCTATAGTCAGCTAGTGGGATTCCAACCCGCGCTCACGCAAACCAATGTACGTTTTAGTTTCAAGACCGCAATACGATTTAACATTATTGACGCGAgtgtattttcatttgttaactgtcTGTTAATTGCAGGTTACCATATATTGCTAAAACTTGTGGAAATTACCTAATTagattaaaagttaattgaagttatCCTGTTAGCTTCAACAAATAAAGTCTGCTGTGAATAAGAGAAAAACACATTGAAATTATTAGTTAGCTAGTAATATTTACTGAATTAGGCTAAGTATATTTCACATGTGATGTTGGGCCTTCATTTACTAACGAAGTGAAAATTTGGGCCAtcgtaataaaagttttccgACCAATGCCCTAAAGGTTCCTTATCTcctacaaacaatttttatggTTTGAACtcgaaaagttttgcaatttaaTTTCCAAGTAACTTCATTGAAATCAATTGAATTAGTTGTAGTTTTATGACCTTTTTGGGGTTTGGTTTTTTACCCCTCCATATTTTTGGCAACTAGGTATTTATATCTATTacataatttttcaaaacgaAGCTTGTGTTATGTCCCCATTTTATTATAAGCACCTGGCTATTACAACATGACCCACCgtacaataataataacacaatgttgttttttaattgtgaTGATCATTGTAGTCATTTATGAACTGTTTTACTTGGTGTATTTACCGGGGTTTTTTATGAACAATTTGAGTAGTAGACCTATTTCAATCTTTTATGATGGGTGACAGAGACCCACAGAAATCAATCGGTGGCCCAAACTTGGGCTATGATCTACTGGTAAAGAACCACTAGCCCCAATGGAATAGGACCAAATTCAAATATCTCAAACACCTACACAGTACACCCAAAGTCAAGGCTGAAATTCTTGGCTTGAAATTGCATTTCACGTATTTACCTGGAAACTACCTCAGCTATCTCTTGCATAAACCTAGGAACTTACTTCAGTGCCCCCCAGAAGGGTAAGCTCCAACCTAAAGAACCATACAGATCGTACTGCCCTTGGTTGgtctgaacaaattttttaaactctTTTGTACAAATGTCACAATTTTTGCAGTCTCAAATTGTCAGTAATTCGAAATCTGAATCATACTGCTCAAGCTAGGTgtcaattttgaaaattattattattataaatattagCATCCGAAAGCAAATAGGTATGTATAACTGAAGATATTCAAACAATGATTTTCTTAGGCTCAAAACCCAATGGTTGCAGTTCCTGGTGTACATTCCTCAATGGTCATGGAATCCAGAATACGTGAAGCACTTCAAGCTAGCCAAGTATGATAAGTATTACAAAGCTTGATATTGTCATCGAATTATGCTAAATTTTTGTTCTACATAAGAAAACGTGATACCTTATTCTGAGCTTTATAACAGGGTCATGCTTCAGGGCACAGTTCTCCGTTACATGAAGCTGTTCGACAGACAAGGTTAGACTCATTATAATGCAAACTAACATCAGTTTTTATATGTTTGGCTTTATATTCaacagtaataataatacagtACACAGTGGTATTTATGTGTATAATAATATCTTAGTCCTTGCTTGTTCTTAGTTTAGTGACATACGAAATCTTTCAGGTCTGATAGTAATACTCCAGTGGCACATTCTAGTCTGCCGCCTGCTCATTCAGAGCAATCCTTGCATCATGGATTCCAAAGTAAACACGAAATGAAGAAAGTAGATAACATGCAAAGCGACAATTACAAACGTATGAAACATCTCACATAAAATCATCCATACCTTTTAACAACCAAATAACGAAAATATGTTTATCAGATGTTGCACCTGCAGCCTCACAGCAAATGTTCAGTGTGCTATCTTTCAGAGGTGTCCAGGGTGGTGCTTCTGCTCAGCAGGTAGGTATTGGAAGCTTAGTAACACTACCGAACTCCTTAGTTAATCTTCAGAATTAGTTTTTACATAAACATTACACAATTACAGATCCCTCCGACAGCAAATATCTCAGGAAGGCCGCATATGGTTCCAGGTGTGTGGTTTTTTagttacttttaaatttattttgaaaatatgatttaaattaaaacatttctctTTATTGAGTAGGTGGTCCAAGAACATATCATCCACAACAATCTGCCGTTAGAGAACAAGCCCCGCATTATGAGCCACTGAGTGATGATAGTGATTAGTTATAATTAAACGTGTTGCTGCTCGTATAATCAAATAAACCACGTCTTTCTTGTATTGCTGTATATTGTTTTTTCTGATGTTGtatataaacatttatttggTGAAAAGATATATCATTTCGCTTCTGTTTGCTCGTCTTCTGCTTTTCTTAAAATGTTCTTAATCTTATCTTGAGTCGTTAACCCACGTAGTTTTTCAACGGCATTTTTTTCCGCAGATTCTCTAATTTGATTTGGCACATTTTCTCTTGCCAATTGCATTCGTTTTCTGGCGCGTTGATAGGcatctgcaaataaaacattacCATGTAGCTATTTCTAATGTGGCTGAAGATTTGGTAGAAATAAACCTACCCATTACTCCGTGGATTGCTGTCTTACTGGCTTGACCTCTTGCAATTTGTAACGCACTTTGAAGCTTTTTCCTTGACACAGCAGTTGACAAATTTTCCTGGAAAGCCTTGCACTGCTGTATACAATTTACTTGAACAGTCACAGATCCTCCAGTTTCTGTCCTAACACCATATTTGCTCAGGTGCTTGCCCTAAATTACCGACAGTCAGAAGTGTGTGATGGTTGATATTTTAACATGTAAGTAATAACTTACAGACGGATATATTATAACTTATTACTTCAAATGTATTGGGAATAGCAGCATATGAAATATCCTCAAGTTCAGGATTGCCTCCAATAAAAAATCGGTTAAGCTCTGACGTGATTGCTTCATAACCTTCATTTCCAGTTGGTCTCCAGCATTGCACGACAATCCTTTGACAACCAGGTCTAGTTGGGAGGCTGAAATAACCATAACCTTCAGTTCGTCTCCTTCCCCAAGTATCAGATGATATTACgtgcagaaatatttttggccAATCTAGAGTATCTGTGGAAAAAAACATTACTTACAATACTATGGCTACTCGTTTAATGTTTAGTGGCCATAATGCTAATAGAATTCTGACACAAACACCTTGATCTTCTTGCAGTGGAAAAAATAACTGGTAGTTGAATGGTTGAGCAAAGTAGGCACGTTCAGTATTGCCGGTCAATGTTGTTCTAGAAGAATGGGTGCATCCTGATAAGAGCTGACCTAAGAAAAGcagaacaaaaataacactaCAGCGGTATTGTTAGCACCACTCACCGGTAAAAACAGCACAAACTGTTTCCTTTCCactagaaaaaaaacttttgaaaacgaGTACATTTACCATCCATTTACAGAATATATAAACAGTGATGAAAATCATGTTCTTACCAGGATCACAAGACCAATTTTTAGGTAAATCCACAAAAAACTCTACATGAAGGTCATCATACTCAAACGATTCTGCTGACAAAATTTCCCCATATGCCAGCAGACGGAATATACCGCTAGGTAGTTCTTCAAAACTTTCACCAACCAAACCTTTTAGGTACGTTTGGTGCTTTCTATAAAGCTAAGGTCaagtaaagaataaaagcATGTTAATCAAAGAGATAAGTGAAATCAGCCACCATTCATGTTTTCATAATTACATACTTCAGATATAACTTTGCCCTCTCTTCTAGATTCCATTTTGCTAACAACGTTGGAAACATGTTCCACCTGAAAGTCCCAAATATCTCGACTCAATCCACCTTCCTCGATTctacaaagaaacatttagaTTTAAACACCGCTGAAACTATATAGTATCATACATACTTCATTTTAAGACCAATTTACCTTAGCCTAGCACTTTAACTGTGAAATTGTTAACAGAAACAGCAACAACATATATACAAACCTGTACGGTGGCTTTGACCGTGTAAAGTCTGGTGAAACCCTTATGACACAATTGTCATCATATTCAATAGTGCAAAGTCGACGCTCAAATTCTGCGCTTCCTAATCTGTAAcagtaataaaagtttatggTACAGGTACATACATGAAGAA
Proteins encoded in this window:
- the LOC143445222 gene encoding uncharacterized protein LOC143445222 isoform X2, which translates into the protein MKRHRISLRPDYTSSGTDHGLPRHGIVPPASSTGNSQLIYSQLYSQPHGNLQHQPPLGMLPRTSDPVYRFDSRSASIFAGSVHQSHIPGAMHLHPSSSVSFPSRRVSLLRDIGIAGEREKELPISAPTSQMIEAARHIPTPVSQISSNIHGPERPITIMGNLHQSFQRQQLQIPANLLGEQSSTPPRHILQHNTAGSRPMADMKKETTVMIKQENGSKVLSTQPSNVASLIGLGSNQLLQRQSSAGPSASSTIDATGAHNGGSGQKSKEDLVQAMDKVDREITKVESEINRLQKKKTQLEESAKKPPEPEKAESSPQRVEPKHRDLWQIIYAENKKKAEAARSVLDGICPIYDMPLYNQPSDTKVYQDNLKKNEEMRPKLLNYFRHRKKLQNIREKYLGARYDQLMDKWQRKTEALESNAKRKAKEAKTREFFEKIFPEVRKQREQQERMDRVGTRGDTCRSDADFAEIVDGLSEQENHLQHMRQQAIVPPMLLDKEERRVTFISNNGYIREPFKEFKESQQLDAWAVQEKAIFKEKYVQHPKNFHLIASFIEKKNVADCILYYYLTKKANNYKALVRKQTLKPRKPKSGRAHASSHHHEQSGSSHKDVTEKADKDDSKKDLSNNSEDSKVDRPPSPRMTRARKQTLNWTEEEINIVKEGFGKHGRDFSLISRMVSNKSEQQVKNFYNHYKNKKKHGLDQLINEGSKKKKTRSTRHAAPSPDISTATADEDASLEPRKLSESSTSEEKHQTNKEKPDDNFIVDEKKIKSKDQDPSPAFSNSKSGIDAGDVLTTSYIRTRRTTAALAAAGQDQHAEFGKRSSDNKSPGSVGEPAEKRHKKTERKAKTTELNAKEIVKTEVMTEEVAATSQWSNNDQTTKELDGAKIKQEFKDASVSEISDAAKSENNKVISEEEITKPLLPTQVAEKKDLSKPETSIADNKLVKEQNISEDHDSSATCSADEEPQPLHASIVGRAKHDSPYAFEFNDSPTRIQLDHHTTRHTPTTAHSITVSTVLTCARNDGALNLAKKPVNSEEMKTIPSKDERPHSLPPRSMVPSVSTSVKMIPASAISGVDDSRPSSTPVYGDFPLPHTTKGTTLFQQQFQTTHQGLKVLSNFTKSSSLYSGQPHIVTNIGNLKYTGPATKPMALSMSSNPNPNSKSMSTVVDLTKGSSASAAPVTTVPLPVASSESKHHYHPVHPSAASLQKDFNPSLSVTSSAVPGELTSGYQHSYSAKDKQAMRERAADIPESPIPVSALLFKSTKAPTLLQPGAAAQNVILKNSDTYRRKEKIKPSLHPMLIGEPTSLDKQYFSAAMSNMACLGSLAGGIPLRQKTVCTSSLSMPIDSLVPSISSPERRSQETIAGIRLANVDRMKTTSQSAVPLIIDPRDIGQSSVYFSNPARRTPLQGPTHADITGICSKQSMSNPVSPTRKDSISRETLLNPLPTLHPAPMFPGYTFSHMLPAGTNLGNIKQEKNTDFQLNIKQSHLDDARRTAISVKVDPAHGFAHQYFPPASHSMVSRDRAIDEGNSLMQRSTLSPQPMPKSSHRSSSALSQNVSRHSSPIAHSHIEKQFKEEIPRPSSAARRTPDRRSVGDSSVSTSHHRSFPSQSITPMSRSRPVLLPDVKPKEEPPVTPITSITHHQIICATATAAVAANPKRHPTTSFNHALAIPTGSDQENNPNVIPFSVNPCYYQIPGAPPGLASMPRPTPPNSRAVSTASENPENSRQKLLSQDFATAQLMQQQQQLAGHFPFQLPGFPAMPPHSNPPNPLVNLRQLELSNQADRISFIPGQTSVASPLSSPHTSLGLIKTSRPQSPPSPHRANTPVKQNVRSLYPSPSPVQIVEAMAQAAGEKFRSSSPLRGPNMDRRSPTYPAHEARKTPPVFHPLPLKESLGRNMALPEGFLGALDPHAATRSATSPNRLSHKSRTIKQEKSSDLIGYDHAVVSESMRGREQSSGTSLSCNRDYHVPLTMVSSESSRTDSEMALQVLSGLSNDASKRTYRSFHEDKSKTDKSNIKREPDKWRQSHVPTGKTQEKIARDLKYTGRTVMTTGLLINAIIDRNINQYEETAKQEDKKEKYKTQEMAIKPPIGKPAHSESGTKRLSDQGPSTQQGLRADPTIISIARQAAVAESLNTISGQNTIPAQRTKTLHECSHDIISGIYNQRSDSTKLPGRANADTQKQEEVAMAQNPMVAVPGVHSSMVMESRIREALQASQGHASGHSSPLHEAVRQTRSDSNTPVAHSSLPPAHSEQSLHHGFQSKHEMKKVDNMQSDNYKHVAPAASQQMFSVLSFRGVQGGASAQQIPPTANISGRPHMVPGGPRTYHPQQSAVREQAPHYEPLSDDSD